A stretch of the Poseidonibacter parvus genome encodes the following:
- a CDS encoding HugZ family protein, producing the protein MGRNIMTKDLNEFLKDFKSVNISTLDEKGNPFSSYAPFIKIEDKYYVYISDMAKHTSNLKRKDICSLFFAEDESTCSNIFARKRAMVQCNVKKIEQDSQNEESKLSAFKVKFGDKMIDMLKGMQDFHVFEFTPFYGEAVFGFGKAYNLGGDDFSQFVNRPSTNNSSGHGHGSK; encoded by the coding sequence ATGGGAAGAAATATAATGACAAAAGATTTAAACGAGTTTTTAAAAGATTTTAAAAGTGTGAATATAAGTACATTAGATGAGAAAGGAAACCCTTTTTCATCTTATGCTCCTTTTATTAAAATAGAAGATAAATACTATGTATATATCTCTGATATGGCAAAGCATACAAGTAATTTAAAAAGAAAAGATATTTGTAGCTTGTTCTTTGCAGAAGATGAAAGTACTTGTTCAAATATTTTTGCAAGAAAAAGAGCTATGGTTCAATGTAATGTAAAAAAAATAGAACAAGATTCTCAAAATGAAGAAAGTAAACTATCTGCTTTTAAAGTAAAGTTTGGTGATAAAATGATTGATATGCTAAAAGGAATGCAAGACTTTCATGTTTTTGAATTTACACCTTTTTATGGTGAAGCAGTTTTTGGCTTTGGAAAAGCATACAATTTAGGTGGAGATGATTTTAGCCAGTTTGTAAATAGACCAAGTACTAATAATTCAAGTGGTCATGGACATGGAAGTAAATAG
- a CDS encoding ankyrin repeat domain-containing protein, with amino-acid sequence MSDNFLIRNGIYQNDNLLNKLSENSDINKRDKKGRNALFWAMHNKDYKLISFLIKKGIDTKVIDGLSAMHYAIYKDDVKLIRYLKTAGLDINELDIMESTPLIYAVLYNKLRSINYLVNNGAEVLYEDSLGNSAFSLAKELKIQYLVEMFENIALNSNK; translated from the coding sequence ATGTCTGACAATTTTTTAATAAGAAATGGGATTTATCAAAATGATAATTTATTAAATAAGTTATCTGAAAACAGTGATATAAATAAAAGAGATAAAAAAGGTCGAAATGCACTTTTCTGGGCAATGCATAATAAGGATTATAAATTAATTAGCTTTTTAATAAAAAAAGGAATTGATACAAAAGTTATAGATGGTTTATCTGCAATGCATTACGCTATTTATAAAGATGATGTGAAGTTAATCAGATATTTAAAAACTGCTGGCTTAGACATTAATGAACTTGATATTATGGAATCAACACCATTGATTTATGCAGTACTTTATAACAAATTAAGAAGTATTAATTATTTAGTAAATAATGGAGCTGAAGTTCTTTATGAAGATAGTTTAGGAAATAGTGCTTTTTCTTTAGCAAAAGAGTTAAAAATACAATATTTAGTTGAAATGTTTGAAAATATTGCTTTAAATTCTAATAAATAG
- a CDS encoding AI-2E family transporter: protein MDHLNKNIVTKNSSTAKIYNTNFAAAFYFFAFLSLVVFAFSSLSSILTPIAIAILIWFLINALANQIKRLPFMNSNFGEFISIPLSLIIIVVSMLQIGSFIASSMVELSSTIAQLDDKFYSLIDKLSVMTGYDFSDKFEKLFEQFSIASLINKVIAAFSSIVSNIMQILLYVLFLLLDQRFFNAKINALFPNYENRAKAKDVLHSVSKSIRMYISITTIISLCTGFLTYLVCDSLSLQGAVLWGFLAFILNFIPTIGSIIAVIIPTAFALVQFPELSDALIVLILLALIQFIIGNIIYPRLMGNKLNISQFVVILSLVIWGAMWGTVGMFLSVPLMMILLIILSQFENTKGMAILISGDGKIYSNNKD, encoded by the coding sequence TTGGACCATTTAAATAAAAATATAGTAACAAAGAATTCTTCAACTGCAAAAATATATAATACTAATTTTGCAGCAGCTTTTTATTTCTTTGCCTTTTTATCTCTTGTTGTTTTTGCATTTTCAAGTTTAAGTAGCATTTTAACACCTATTGCAATTGCAATACTTATTTGGTTTCTAATAAATGCACTTGCTAATCAAATAAAAAGATTACCTTTTATGAACTCTAATTTTGGAGAATTTATTTCAATTCCTTTATCACTAATTATTATTGTAGTTTCAATGCTTCAAATTGGTAGTTTTATTGCTTCTAGTATGGTTGAGTTAAGTTCTACTATTGCACAACTTGACGATAAATTCTATAGTTTAATAGATAAGCTATCTGTTATGACAGGATATGACTTCTCAGATAAGTTTGAAAAGTTGTTTGAGCAGTTTAGTATTGCTTCTTTAATAAACAAAGTAATAGCAGCTTTTAGTTCAATCGTTAGCAATATTATGCAGATTTTATTATATGTACTATTTCTTTTATTAGATCAAAGGTTTTTTAATGCAAAAATAAATGCACTTTTCCCTAATTATGAAAATAGAGCAAAGGCAAAAGATGTATTACACAGTGTTTCAAAAAGTATTAGAATGTATATTTCAATAACAACAATTATTAGTTTATGTACAGGTTTTTTAACATATTTAGTTTGTGATTCTTTATCTTTACAAGGTGCAGTTCTTTGGGGATTTTTAGCTTTTATCTTAAACTTTATTCCAACTATTGGAAGTATTATTGCTGTAATTATTCCAACAGCTTTTGCTTTAGTACAGTTTCCAGAACTTTCAGATGCTTTAATTGTTTTAATTTTATTAGCTTTAATTCAATTTATAATAGGAAATATAATTTATCCAAGATTAATGGGTAATAAATTAAATATTTCTCAATTTGTTGTAATTTTATCTTTAGTTATTTGGGGTGCTATGTGGGGAACTGTTGGAATGTTTTTATCTGTTCCACTTATGATGATATTACTTATTATTCTTTCACAATTTGAAAATACTAAAGGTATGGCTATATTAATTTCAGGAGATGGTAAAATCTATTCTAATAATAAAGATTAA
- a CDS encoding nicotinamide mononucleotide transporter, with the protein MIILEAIGAIFSIVGAYLMSLSSKDNTRPLYFGFISFFISNLALLTFFTLNGKIPVIIQMILFFITAIIGIYKLTKNRKRDVSLISLILSIYISILIFTIIPNIEDIDFNVLIIDFIAASIAIVGSYLLSSPNHIMRSYAFICFFVADVIFVYIGYVNAYYFFMIQSAFYLYTSTKGYHNTMKNEIDIFLKRYRKD; encoded by the coding sequence ATGATAATTTTAGAAGCTATTGGAGCAATCTTTTCTATAGTGGGTGCATATCTAATGTCTTTAAGTTCTAAAGATAATACAAGACCTTTATATTTTGGATTTATTAGTTTCTTTATTTCAAATCTTGCCTTACTTACTTTTTTTACTTTAAATGGAAAAATTCCTGTAATTATTCAAATGATTTTATTTTTTATTACAGCAATTATTGGAATATATAAATTAACAAAAAATAGAAAAAGAGATGTTAGTCTTATTTCTTTGATTTTATCTATTTATATTTCAATCCTAATATTTACTATAATTCCAAATATAGAAGATATCGATTTTAATGTATTAATAATTGATTTTATCGCAGCATCAATTGCAATTGTAGGAAGTTACTTATTATCTAGCCCTAATCATATAATGAGATCTTATGCATTTATTTGTTTCTTTGTTGCTGATGTGATTTTTGTATATATCGGATATGTTAATGCCTACTACTTTTTTATGATTCAATCTGCTTTTTATTTATATACTAGTACTAAAGGCTATCATAATACTATGAAAAATGAAATTGATATATTCCTAAAAAGATATAGAAAAGATTAA
- a CDS encoding tRNA-uridine aminocarboxypropyltransferase, with protein sequence MQEFNTREKCYKCYRPKTSCMCEHTIKPLKTNTKFVILMHPKEFKKTKNGTGHLTNNSIENCELHIGIDFTNNTRINELINDTNYEAFVLYPDENAIKLNEEKLSKKKNSLIFIIDSTWPCSKKILRLSKNLSTLKKVSFVHNKSSQFMIKTQPNPHCLSTIESTLCVLEQLNNQNIECINKSSLDNFLQPFIKMVEYQVSCASVDGKFIRFKKKNIL encoded by the coding sequence TTGCAAGAATTTAATACAAGAGAAAAATGCTACAAATGTTACAGACCAAAAACCTCATGCATGTGCGAGCATACAATAAAACCATTAAAAACTAATACTAAATTTGTGATATTAATGCACCCAAAAGAGTTTAAAAAAACTAAAAATGGAACAGGCCATTTAACAAATAATTCTATAGAAAACTGTGAGTTACATATAGGAATAGATTTTACTAATAATACCAGAATTAATGAACTTATAAATGATACAAACTATGAAGCTTTTGTTTTATATCCAGATGAAAATGCTATTAAACTAAATGAAGAAAAATTAAGTAAGAAAAAAAATAGCTTAATTTTTATTATTGATTCAACATGGCCATGCTCAAAAAAAATACTAAGATTAAGTAAGAATTTAAGTACCTTAAAGAAAGTAAGTTTTGTACACAATAAATCTTCGCAATTTATGATAAAAACGCAACCTAATCCACATTGCTTATCAACGATTGAATCAACACTTTGTGTTTTAGAACAACTTAATAATCAAAATATTGAATGCATTAATAAATCTTCACTTGATAATTTTCTTCAACCCTTTATAAAAATGGTTGAATATCAAGTTTCATGTGCAAGTGTAGATGGTAAGTTTATAAGATTCAAAAAGAAGAACATTTTATAG
- a CDS encoding L,D-transpeptidase family protein, producing the protein MYNLKFVFTALFLTNSLFALTDIKPSNIEENKIVEKIEEVENIKPSEEEIFIQDSKRTVKQLLSLRKIPNSFLSNSSIRAYYKNFENQLIWSDKNGIKDISLSLLETIKNDPVLKPNVKKAFNLGKVLNELTKIEKENDKYIESMAKIDFMLTSIYDKYMNYLSKGYINWKGFKRELRKLDRKEEILADWEKHNANKNSKSLLKTAIMENDLNLAFNEVNYTYPKAKELSKTIQEFEKIAQAGGYVKLPKFKRLEEGDKSPVVSILRERLLQSNDLKADNCDLQKDITPENISQIKREEIPTTQVDTLVIENNCYESFDKNVKDAVISFQKNHGLTADGIVGPSTRKYLNISVESKIVKMRLNLERMRWLPRSLGEKFLLVNIPDYKLKMYENDEVKLAMKVVVGTRKNPTPIFSNKMSFVVLNPYWRIPPRIVKREIIPKLLKNPGYLNGKGINLYENWDHNSTQFDLNSIDWNLYDENRVATTNLTTSIIDGEEVQIEETVEPEKGPTMRFIQMPSNKNPLGRMKFMFPNKYAVYLHDTPAKRYFNYTKRALSHGCIRLAEPKELLKVIASEDENLDYTRASNILEDIEKTQIGLKKKIPVHMVYLTSWVDENNIVQFRDDVYRYDRMQKKLLYKKNQYM; encoded by the coding sequence ATGTACAATTTAAAGTTTGTATTTACTGCTTTATTTTTAACTAATTCATTGTTTGCTTTAACTGATATTAAACCATCAAATATTGAAGAAAATAAAATAGTTGAAAAAATTGAAGAAGTAGAAAATATTAAGCCTAGTGAAGAAGAAATCTTTATACAAGATAGTAAAAGAACTGTGAAACAACTACTATCTTTAAGAAAAATACCCAATTCGTTCTTATCAAATTCATCAATTAGAGCTTACTATAAGAATTTTGAGAATCAATTAATTTGGAGTGATAAAAATGGTATAAAAGATATTTCATTATCATTATTAGAAACAATTAAAAATGACCCAGTGTTAAAACCTAATGTGAAAAAAGCATTTAATTTAGGAAAAGTCCTAAATGAATTAACAAAAATAGAAAAAGAAAATGACAAATATATTGAAAGTATGGCAAAAATAGATTTCATGCTTACAAGTATTTATGATAAGTATATGAACTATTTATCAAAAGGTTATATAAACTGGAAAGGTTTTAAAAGAGAGCTTAGAAAACTTGATAGAAAAGAAGAAATTCTTGCTGATTGGGAAAAGCATAATGCAAATAAGAACTCAAAAAGTTTATTAAAAACTGCCATTATGGAAAATGATTTAAATTTAGCTTTCAATGAAGTTAACTACACTTATCCAAAGGCAAAAGAGTTATCAAAAACAATACAAGAATTTGAAAAAATCGCACAAGCAGGTGGATATGTAAAACTACCAAAATTTAAAAGATTAGAAGAAGGTGATAAATCTCCTGTTGTGAGTATACTAAGGGAAAGATTATTACAAAGTAATGATCTTAAAGCTGATAATTGTGATTTACAAAAAGATATAACACCTGAAAATATTTCACAAATCAAAAGAGAAGAAATTCCAACTACACAAGTAGATACTCTTGTAATTGAAAATAATTGTTATGAATCTTTTGATAAAAATGTAAAAGATGCTGTTATTTCATTCCAAAAGAATCATGGTTTAACTGCAGATGGAATAGTAGGACCAAGTACTAGAAAGTATTTAAATATTTCTGTTGAAAGTAAAATTGTTAAAATGAGACTTAACCTTGAGAGAATGAGATGGCTTCCAAGATCACTTGGAGAAAAGTTTCTTTTAGTAAATATCCCTGATTATAAATTAAAAATGTATGAAAATGATGAAGTAAAACTTGCAATGAAAGTTGTAGTAGGAACAAGAAAAAACCCTACTCCAATTTTCTCAAATAAAATGTCTTTTGTTGTTTTAAATCCTTACTGGAGAATTCCTCCAAGAATTGTAAAAAGAGAGATTATTCCAAAATTATTAAAGAACCCTGGATACTTAAATGGTAAAGGAATTAACCTTTATGAAAATTGGGACCACAACTCTACTCAATTTGATTTAAACTCAATTGATTGGAACTTATATGATGAGAATAGAGTAGCTACAACAAATTTAACTACTTCAATTATAGATGGAGAAGAAGTTCAAATTGAAGAAACTGTAGAACCAGAAAAAGGTCCTACAATGAGATTTATTCAAATGCCAAGTAATAAAAATCCATTAGGAAGAATGAAGTTTATGTTCCCTAATAAATATGCGGTTTATTTACATGATACTCCAGCAAAAAGATATTTCAATTACACAAAAAGAGCTTTATCTCATGGATGTATCAGGTTAGCTGAGCCAAAAGAATTATTAAAAGTAATTGCATCTGAAGATGAAAACTTAGATTATACTAGGGCTAGCAATATTTTAGAAGATATTGAAAAAACACAAATTGGTTTAAAGAAAAAGATACCTGTACATATGGTTTATTTAACATCTTGGGTTGATGAAAATAATATCGTACAATTTAGAGATGATGTTTATAGATATGATAGAATGCAAAAAAAGCTTTTATACAAAAAAAATCAATATATGTAA